One window from the genome of Equus przewalskii isolate Varuska unplaced genomic scaffold, EquPr2 ChrUn-13, whole genome shotgun sequence encodes:
- the PPM1J gene encoding protein phosphatase 1J isoform X7: protein MLNRVRSAVAHLVSSGGAPPPRPKSPDLPNATSALPAAPPEKPRSPPARSRGGSAAPAKTVEARASFSRPTFLQLSPGGLRRADDHAGRAVQSPPDTGRRLPWSTGYAEVINAGKSRHNEDQACCEVVYVEGRRSVSGAPREPSRGQLFLHQGLCFYYWGLFDGHAGGGAAEMASRLLHRHIREQLKDLVEILQDPSPPPLCLPSTPGAPISSDSSHLVGPQSCWSSQKEVTHESLVVGAIENAFQLMDEQMARERRGHQVEGGCCALVVVYLLGKVYVANAGDSRAIIVRNGEIIPMSREFTPETERQRLQLLGFLKPELLGGEFTHLEFPRRVQPKELGQRMLYRDQNMTGWAYKKIELEDLRFPLVCGEGKKARVMATIGVTRGLGDHNLKVCSSTLPIKPFLSCFPEVRVYDLTQYEHCPDDVLVLGTDGLWDVTSDCEVATTVDKVLSAYEPNDPSRYTALAQALVLGARGTPRDRGWRLPNNKLGSGDDISVFVIPLGGPGSYS from the exons ATGCTAAACCGGGTGCGCTCGGCCGTGGCGCACCTGGTGAGCTCCGGGGGCGCCCCGCCTCCGCGCCCCAAGTCGCCGGACCTACCCAACGCGACCTCCGCGCTGCCCGCCGCCCCTCCAGAAAAGCCCAGGAGCCCTCCGGCAAGGAGTAGGGGCGGGAGCGCGGCGCCCGCGAAGACAGTAGAGGCTCGAGCGAGCTTCTCCAGACCGACCTTTCTGCAGCTGAGCCCAGGGGGGCTGCGACGCGCCGACGACCACGCTGGCCGGGCTGTGCAAAGCCCTCCGGACACTGGCCGTCGCCTGCCCTGGAGCACAGGCTACGCCGA GGTCATCAACGCTGGCAAGAGCCGGCACAATGAGGACCAGGCTTGCTGTGAAGTGGTGTATGTGGAAGGTCGGAGGAGTGTTTCCGGGGCACCGAGGGAGCCTAGCCGAGGCCAG CTTTTCCTCCACCAGGGACTCTGCTTCTACTACTGGGGCCTGTTTGATGGGCATGCAGGGGGCGGAGCTGCTGAAATGGCCTCCCGGCTTCTGCATCGCCACATTCGGGAGCAGCTAAAGGACCTGGTAGAAATACTCCAGGACCCCTCGCCACCTCCGCTCTGCCTCCCGTCCACCCCAGGGGCCCCCATTTCCTCTGATTCCTCTCACTTGGTTGGTCCTCAGTCCTGCTGGTCTTCGCAGAAGGAAGTGACCCATGAAAGCCTGGTAGTAGGAGCCATTGAGAATGCCTTCCAGCTCATG GATGAGCAGATGGCCCGGGAGCGGCGTGGCCACCAAGTGGAGGGGGGCTGCTGTGCACTGGTTGTGGTCTACTTGCTAGGCAAAGTGTATGTGGCCAATGCAGGTGACAGCAG AGCCATCATTGTCCGGAATGGTGAAATCATCCCAATGTCCCGGGAGTTCACCCCGGAGACTGAGCGCCAGCGTCTTCAGCTGCTT GGCTTCCTGAAACCAGAGCTGCTGGGTGGTGAATTCACCCACCTTGAGTTTCCCCGCAGAGTTCAGCCCAAGGAGCTGGGGCAGAGGATGCTGTACAGGGACCAGAACATGACCGGCTG GGCCTACAAAAAGATCGAGCTGGAGGATCTCAGGTTTCCTCTGGTCtgtggggagggcaaaaag GCTCGAGTGATGGCCACCATCGGGGTGACCCGGGGCTTGGGAGACCACAACCTCAAGGTCTGCAGTTCCACCCTGCCCATCAAgcccttcctctcctgcttccctgag GTGCGAGTGTATGACCTGACGCAGTATGAGCATTGCCCAGACGACGTGCTAGTCCTGGGAACAGATGGACTGTGGGATGTCACTAGTGACTGTGAGGTAGCCACCACGGTGGACAAGGTCCTGTCGGCCTATGAGCCCAATGACCCCAGCAG GTACACAGCTCTGGCCCAAGCTCTGGTCCTGGGGGCCCGGGGCACCCCCCGGGATCGTGGCTGGCGTCTCCCCAACAACAAGCTGGGTTCCGGGGATGACATCTCAGTCTTCGTCATCCCCCTGGGAGGGCCAGGCAGTTACTCCTGA
- the RHOC gene encoding rho-related GTP-binding protein RhoC: MAAIRKKLVIVGDGACGKTCLLIVFSKDQFPEVYVPTVFENYIADIEVDGKQVELALWDTAGQEDYDRLRPLSYPDTDVILMCFSIDSPDSLENIPEKWTPEVKHFCPNVPIILVGNKKDLRQDEHTRRELAKMKQEPVRSEEGRDMANRISAFGYLECSAKTKEGVREVFEMATRAGLQVRKNKRRRGCPIL; the protein is encoded by the exons ATGGCTGCGATCCGAAAGAAGCTGGTGATTGTGGGGGATGGGGCCTGTGGGAAGACTTGCCTCCTCATCGTCTTCAGCAAGGATCAGTTCCCAGAGGTCTACGTCCCTACTGTCTTTGAGAACTACATCGCAGACATAGAGGTGGACGGCAAGCAG GTGGAGCTGGCTTTGTGGGACACAGCAGGGCAGGAAGACTATGATCGCCTGCGGCCTCTCTCCTACCCAGACACGGACGTCATCCTCATGTGCTTCTCCATTGACAGCCCCGACAGCCTGG AGAACATTCCTGAGAAATGGACCCCGGAGGTGAAGCACTTCTGCCCCAATGTGCCCATCATCCTAGTGGGGAATAAGAAGGACCTGAGGCAAGATGAGCATACCAGGAGAGAGCTGGCCAAGATGAAGCAG GAGCCGGTTCGATCCGAGGAAGGCCGGGACATGGCGAACCGGATCAGTGCCTTTGGCTACCTCGAGTGCTCAGCCAAGACCAAGGAGGGGGTGCGGGAGGTATTCGAGATGGCCACTAGGGCTGGCCTCCAGGTCCGCAAGAATAAGCGCCGGAGGGGATGTCCCATCCTCTGA
- the PPM1J gene encoding protein phosphatase 1J isoform X6: MLNRVRSAVAHLVSSGGAPPPRPKSPDLPNATSALPAAPPEKPRSPPARSRGGSAAPAKTVEARASFSRPTFLQLSPGGLRRADDHAGRAVQSPPDTGRRLPWSTGYAEVINAGKSRHNEDQACCEVVYVEGRRSVSGAPREPSRGQSCWSSQKEVTHESLVVGAIENAFQLMDEQMARERRGHQVEGGCCALVVVYLLGKVYVANAGDSRAIIVRNGEIIPMSREFTPETERQRLQLLGFLKPELLGGEFTHLEFPRRVQPKELGQRMLYRDQNMTGWAYKKIELEDLRFPLVCGEGKKARVMATIGVTRGLGDHNLKVCSSTLPIKPFLSCFPEVRVYDLTQYEHCPDDVLVLGTDGLWDVTSDCEVATTVDKVLSAYEPNDPSRYTALAQALVLGARGTPRDRGWRLPNNKLGSGDDISVFVIPLGGPGSYS, encoded by the exons ATGCTAAACCGGGTGCGCTCGGCCGTGGCGCACCTGGTGAGCTCCGGGGGCGCCCCGCCTCCGCGCCCCAAGTCGCCGGACCTACCCAACGCGACCTCCGCGCTGCCCGCCGCCCCTCCAGAAAAGCCCAGGAGCCCTCCGGCAAGGAGTAGGGGCGGGAGCGCGGCGCCCGCGAAGACAGTAGAGGCTCGAGCGAGCTTCTCCAGACCGACCTTTCTGCAGCTGAGCCCAGGGGGGCTGCGACGCGCCGACGACCACGCTGGCCGGGCTGTGCAAAGCCCTCCGGACACTGGCCGTCGCCTGCCCTGGAGCACAGGCTACGCCGA GGTCATCAACGCTGGCAAGAGCCGGCACAATGAGGACCAGGCTTGCTGTGAAGTGGTGTATGTGGAAGGTCGGAGGAGTGTTTCCGGGGCACCGAGGGAGCCTAGCCGAGGCCAG TCCTGCTGGTCTTCGCAGAAGGAAGTGACCCATGAAAGCCTGGTAGTAGGAGCCATTGAGAATGCCTTCCAGCTCATG GATGAGCAGATGGCCCGGGAGCGGCGTGGCCACCAAGTGGAGGGGGGCTGCTGTGCACTGGTTGTGGTCTACTTGCTAGGCAAAGTGTATGTGGCCAATGCAGGTGACAGCAG AGCCATCATTGTCCGGAATGGTGAAATCATCCCAATGTCCCGGGAGTTCACCCCGGAGACTGAGCGCCAGCGTCTTCAGCTGCTT GGCTTCCTGAAACCAGAGCTGCTGGGTGGTGAATTCACCCACCTTGAGTTTCCCCGCAGAGTTCAGCCCAAGGAGCTGGGGCAGAGGATGCTGTACAGGGACCAGAACATGACCGGCTG GGCCTACAAAAAGATCGAGCTGGAGGATCTCAGGTTTCCTCTGGTCtgtggggagggcaaaaag GCTCGAGTGATGGCCACCATCGGGGTGACCCGGGGCTTGGGAGACCACAACCTCAAGGTCTGCAGTTCCACCCTGCCCATCAAgcccttcctctcctgcttccctgag GTGCGAGTGTATGACCTGACGCAGTATGAGCATTGCCCAGACGACGTGCTAGTCCTGGGAACAGATGGACTGTGGGATGTCACTAGTGACTGTGAGGTAGCCACCACGGTGGACAAGGTCCTGTCGGCCTATGAGCCCAATGACCCCAGCAG GTACACAGCTCTGGCCCAAGCTCTGGTCCTGGGGGCCCGGGGCACCCCCCGGGATCGTGGCTGGCGTCTCCCCAACAACAAGCTGGGTTCCGGGGATGACATCTCAGTCTTCGTCATCCCCCTGGGAGGGCCAGGCAGTTACTCCTGA
- the PPM1J gene encoding protein phosphatase 1J isoform X5, with translation MGPLRSLRVVAGGPVAPQAALLASYLGRIGGYVAAAQSRVINAGKSRHNEDQACCEVVYVEGRRSVSGAPREPSRGQGLCFYYWGLFDGHAGGGAAEMASRLLHRHIREQLKDLVEILQDPSPPPLCLPSTPGAPISSDSSHLVGPQSCWSSQKEVTHESLVVGAIENAFQLMDEQMARERRGHQVEGGCCALVVVYLLGKVYVANAGDSRAIIVRNGEIIPMSREFTPETERQRLQLLGFLKPELLGGEFTHLEFPRRVQPKELGQRMLYRDQNMTGWAYKKIELEDLRFPLVCGEGKKARVMATIGVTRGLGDHNLKVCSSTLPIKPFLSCFPEVRVYDLTQYEHCPDDVLVLGTDGLWDVTSDCEVATTVDKVLSAYEPNDPSRYTALAQALVLGARGTPRDRGWRLPNNKLGSGDDISVFVIPLGGPGSYS, from the exons ATGGGGCCTCTGAGGTCGCTGAGGGTGGTGGCTGGTGGGCCCGTGGCCCCACAAGCAGCTCTTTTAGCGTCCTATTTGGGAAGAATTGGTGGTTATGTGGCCGCTGCGCAGTCCAG GGTCATCAACGCTGGCAAGAGCCGGCACAATGAGGACCAGGCTTGCTGTGAAGTGGTGTATGTGGAAGGTCGGAGGAGTGTTTCCGGGGCACCGAGGGAGCCTAGCCGAGGCCAG GGACTCTGCTTCTACTACTGGGGCCTGTTTGATGGGCATGCAGGGGGCGGAGCTGCTGAAATGGCCTCCCGGCTTCTGCATCGCCACATTCGGGAGCAGCTAAAGGACCTGGTAGAAATACTCCAGGACCCCTCGCCACCTCCGCTCTGCCTCCCGTCCACCCCAGGGGCCCCCATTTCCTCTGATTCCTCTCACTTGGTTGGTCCTCAGTCCTGCTGGTCTTCGCAGAAGGAAGTGACCCATGAAAGCCTGGTAGTAGGAGCCATTGAGAATGCCTTCCAGCTCATG GATGAGCAGATGGCCCGGGAGCGGCGTGGCCACCAAGTGGAGGGGGGCTGCTGTGCACTGGTTGTGGTCTACTTGCTAGGCAAAGTGTATGTGGCCAATGCAGGTGACAGCAG AGCCATCATTGTCCGGAATGGTGAAATCATCCCAATGTCCCGGGAGTTCACCCCGGAGACTGAGCGCCAGCGTCTTCAGCTGCTT GGCTTCCTGAAACCAGAGCTGCTGGGTGGTGAATTCACCCACCTTGAGTTTCCCCGCAGAGTTCAGCCCAAGGAGCTGGGGCAGAGGATGCTGTACAGGGACCAGAACATGACCGGCTG GGCCTACAAAAAGATCGAGCTGGAGGATCTCAGGTTTCCTCTGGTCtgtggggagggcaaaaag GCTCGAGTGATGGCCACCATCGGGGTGACCCGGGGCTTGGGAGACCACAACCTCAAGGTCTGCAGTTCCACCCTGCCCATCAAgcccttcctctcctgcttccctgag GTGCGAGTGTATGACCTGACGCAGTATGAGCATTGCCCAGACGACGTGCTAGTCCTGGGAACAGATGGACTGTGGGATGTCACTAGTGACTGTGAGGTAGCCACCACGGTGGACAAGGTCCTGTCGGCCTATGAGCCCAATGACCCCAGCAG GTACACAGCTCTGGCCCAAGCTCTGGTCCTGGGGGCCCGGGGCACCCCCCGGGATCGTGGCTGGCGTCTCCCCAACAACAAGCTGGGTTCCGGGGATGACATCTCAGTCTTCGTCATCCCCCTGGGAGGGCCAGGCAGTTACTCCTGA
- the PPM1J gene encoding protein phosphatase 1J isoform X2: MLNRVRSAVAHLVSSGGAPPPRPKSPDLPNATSALPAAPPEKPRSPPARSRGGSAAPAKTVEARASFSRPTFLQLSPGGLRRADDHAGRAVQSPPDTGRRLPWSTGYAEVINAGKSRHNEDQACCEVVYVEGRRSVSGAPREPSRGQLFLHQGLCFYYWGLFDGHAGGGAAEMASRLLHRHIREQLKDLSCWSSQKEVTHESLVVGAIENAFQLMDEQMARERRGHQVEGGCCALVVVYLLGKVYVANAGDSRAIIVRNGEIIPMSREFTPETERQRLQLLGFLKPELLGGEFTHLEFPRRVQPKELGQRMLYRDQNMTGWAYKKIELEDLRFPLVCGEGKKARVMATIGVTRGLGDHNLKVCSSTLPIKPFLSCFPEVRVYDLTQYEHCPDDVLVLGTDGLWDVTSDCEVATTVDKVLSAYEPNDPSRYTALAQALVLGARGTPRDRGWRLPNNKLGSGDDISVFVIPLGGPGSYS, translated from the exons ATGCTAAACCGGGTGCGCTCGGCCGTGGCGCACCTGGTGAGCTCCGGGGGCGCCCCGCCTCCGCGCCCCAAGTCGCCGGACCTACCCAACGCGACCTCCGCGCTGCCCGCCGCCCCTCCAGAAAAGCCCAGGAGCCCTCCGGCAAGGAGTAGGGGCGGGAGCGCGGCGCCCGCGAAGACAGTAGAGGCTCGAGCGAGCTTCTCCAGACCGACCTTTCTGCAGCTGAGCCCAGGGGGGCTGCGACGCGCCGACGACCACGCTGGCCGGGCTGTGCAAAGCCCTCCGGACACTGGCCGTCGCCTGCCCTGGAGCACAGGCTACGCCGA GGTCATCAACGCTGGCAAGAGCCGGCACAATGAGGACCAGGCTTGCTGTGAAGTGGTGTATGTGGAAGGTCGGAGGAGTGTTTCCGGGGCACCGAGGGAGCCTAGCCGAGGCCAG CTTTTCCTCCACCAGGGACTCTGCTTCTACTACTGGGGCCTGTTTGATGGGCATGCAGGGGGCGGAGCTGCTGAAATGGCCTCCCGGCTTCTGCATCGCCACATTCGGGAGCAGCTAAAGGACCTG TCCTGCTGGTCTTCGCAGAAGGAAGTGACCCATGAAAGCCTGGTAGTAGGAGCCATTGAGAATGCCTTCCAGCTCATG GATGAGCAGATGGCCCGGGAGCGGCGTGGCCACCAAGTGGAGGGGGGCTGCTGTGCACTGGTTGTGGTCTACTTGCTAGGCAAAGTGTATGTGGCCAATGCAGGTGACAGCAG AGCCATCATTGTCCGGAATGGTGAAATCATCCCAATGTCCCGGGAGTTCACCCCGGAGACTGAGCGCCAGCGTCTTCAGCTGCTT GGCTTCCTGAAACCAGAGCTGCTGGGTGGTGAATTCACCCACCTTGAGTTTCCCCGCAGAGTTCAGCCCAAGGAGCTGGGGCAGAGGATGCTGTACAGGGACCAGAACATGACCGGCTG GGCCTACAAAAAGATCGAGCTGGAGGATCTCAGGTTTCCTCTGGTCtgtggggagggcaaaaag GCTCGAGTGATGGCCACCATCGGGGTGACCCGGGGCTTGGGAGACCACAACCTCAAGGTCTGCAGTTCCACCCTGCCCATCAAgcccttcctctcctgcttccctgag GTGCGAGTGTATGACCTGACGCAGTATGAGCATTGCCCAGACGACGTGCTAGTCCTGGGAACAGATGGACTGTGGGATGTCACTAGTGACTGTGAGGTAGCCACCACGGTGGACAAGGTCCTGTCGGCCTATGAGCCCAATGACCCCAGCAG GTACACAGCTCTGGCCCAAGCTCTGGTCCTGGGGGCCCGGGGCACCCCCCGGGATCGTGGCTGGCGTCTCCCCAACAACAAGCTGGGTTCCGGGGATGACATCTCAGTCTTCGTCATCCCCCTGGGAGGGCCAGGCAGTTACTCCTGA
- the PPM1J gene encoding protein phosphatase 1J isoform X4 → MGPLRSLRVVAGGPVAPQAALLASYLGRIGGYVAAAQSRVINAGKSRHNEDQACCEVVYVEGRRSVSGAPREPSRGQLFLHQGLCFYYWGLFDGHAGGGAAEMASRLLHRHIREQLKDLVEILQDPSPPPLCLPSTPGAPISSDSSHLVGPQSCWSSQKEVTHESLVVGAIENAFQLMDEQMARERRGHQVEGGCCALVVVYLLGKVYVANAGDSRAIIVRNGEIIPMSREFTPETERQRLQLLGFLKPELLGGEFTHLEFPRRVQPKELGQRMLYRDQNMTGWAYKKIELEDLRFPLVCGEGKKARVMATIGVTRGLGDHNLKVCSSTLPIKPFLSCFPEVRVYDLTQYEHCPDDVLVLGTDGLWDVTSDCEVATTVDKVLSAYEPNDPSRYTALAQALVLGARGTPRDRGWRLPNNKLGSGDDISVFVIPLGGPGSYS, encoded by the exons ATGGGGCCTCTGAGGTCGCTGAGGGTGGTGGCTGGTGGGCCCGTGGCCCCACAAGCAGCTCTTTTAGCGTCCTATTTGGGAAGAATTGGTGGTTATGTGGCCGCTGCGCAGTCCAG GGTCATCAACGCTGGCAAGAGCCGGCACAATGAGGACCAGGCTTGCTGTGAAGTGGTGTATGTGGAAGGTCGGAGGAGTGTTTCCGGGGCACCGAGGGAGCCTAGCCGAGGCCAG CTTTTCCTCCACCAGGGACTCTGCTTCTACTACTGGGGCCTGTTTGATGGGCATGCAGGGGGCGGAGCTGCTGAAATGGCCTCCCGGCTTCTGCATCGCCACATTCGGGAGCAGCTAAAGGACCTGGTAGAAATACTCCAGGACCCCTCGCCACCTCCGCTCTGCCTCCCGTCCACCCCAGGGGCCCCCATTTCCTCTGATTCCTCTCACTTGGTTGGTCCTCAGTCCTGCTGGTCTTCGCAGAAGGAAGTGACCCATGAAAGCCTGGTAGTAGGAGCCATTGAGAATGCCTTCCAGCTCATG GATGAGCAGATGGCCCGGGAGCGGCGTGGCCACCAAGTGGAGGGGGGCTGCTGTGCACTGGTTGTGGTCTACTTGCTAGGCAAAGTGTATGTGGCCAATGCAGGTGACAGCAG AGCCATCATTGTCCGGAATGGTGAAATCATCCCAATGTCCCGGGAGTTCACCCCGGAGACTGAGCGCCAGCGTCTTCAGCTGCTT GGCTTCCTGAAACCAGAGCTGCTGGGTGGTGAATTCACCCACCTTGAGTTTCCCCGCAGAGTTCAGCCCAAGGAGCTGGGGCAGAGGATGCTGTACAGGGACCAGAACATGACCGGCTG GGCCTACAAAAAGATCGAGCTGGAGGATCTCAGGTTTCCTCTGGTCtgtggggagggcaaaaag GCTCGAGTGATGGCCACCATCGGGGTGACCCGGGGCTTGGGAGACCACAACCTCAAGGTCTGCAGTTCCACCCTGCCCATCAAgcccttcctctcctgcttccctgag GTGCGAGTGTATGACCTGACGCAGTATGAGCATTGCCCAGACGACGTGCTAGTCCTGGGAACAGATGGACTGTGGGATGTCACTAGTGACTGTGAGGTAGCCACCACGGTGGACAAGGTCCTGTCGGCCTATGAGCCCAATGACCCCAGCAG GTACACAGCTCTGGCCCAAGCTCTGGTCCTGGGGGCCCGGGGCACCCCCCGGGATCGTGGCTGGCGTCTCCCCAACAACAAGCTGGGTTCCGGGGATGACATCTCAGTCTTCGTCATCCCCCTGGGAGGGCCAGGCAGTTACTCCTGA
- the PPM1J gene encoding protein phosphatase 1J isoform X3, translated as MLNRVRSAVAHLVSSGGAPPPRPKSPDLPNATSALPAAPPEKPRSPPARSRGGSAAPAKTVEARASFSRPTFLQLSPGGLRRADDHAGRAVQSPPDTGRRLPWSTGYAEVINAGKSRHNEDQACCEVVYVEGRRSVSGAPREPSRGQGLCFYYWGLFDGHAGGGAAEMASRLLHRHIREQLKDLSCWSSQKEVTHESLVVGAIENAFQLMDEQMARERRGHQVEGGCCALVVVYLLGKVYVANAGDSRAIIVRNGEIIPMSREFTPETERQRLQLLGFLKPELLGGEFTHLEFPRRVQPKELGQRMLYRDQNMTGWAYKKIELEDLRFPLVCGEGKKARVMATIGVTRGLGDHNLKVCSSTLPIKPFLSCFPEVRVYDLTQYEHCPDDVLVLGTDGLWDVTSDCEVATTVDKVLSAYEPNDPSRYTALAQALVLGARGTPRDRGWRLPNNKLGSGDDISVFVIPLGGPGSYS; from the exons ATGCTAAACCGGGTGCGCTCGGCCGTGGCGCACCTGGTGAGCTCCGGGGGCGCCCCGCCTCCGCGCCCCAAGTCGCCGGACCTACCCAACGCGACCTCCGCGCTGCCCGCCGCCCCTCCAGAAAAGCCCAGGAGCCCTCCGGCAAGGAGTAGGGGCGGGAGCGCGGCGCCCGCGAAGACAGTAGAGGCTCGAGCGAGCTTCTCCAGACCGACCTTTCTGCAGCTGAGCCCAGGGGGGCTGCGACGCGCCGACGACCACGCTGGCCGGGCTGTGCAAAGCCCTCCGGACACTGGCCGTCGCCTGCCCTGGAGCACAGGCTACGCCGA GGTCATCAACGCTGGCAAGAGCCGGCACAATGAGGACCAGGCTTGCTGTGAAGTGGTGTATGTGGAAGGTCGGAGGAGTGTTTCCGGGGCACCGAGGGAGCCTAGCCGAGGCCAG GGACTCTGCTTCTACTACTGGGGCCTGTTTGATGGGCATGCAGGGGGCGGAGCTGCTGAAATGGCCTCCCGGCTTCTGCATCGCCACATTCGGGAGCAGCTAAAGGACCTG TCCTGCTGGTCTTCGCAGAAGGAAGTGACCCATGAAAGCCTGGTAGTAGGAGCCATTGAGAATGCCTTCCAGCTCATG GATGAGCAGATGGCCCGGGAGCGGCGTGGCCACCAAGTGGAGGGGGGCTGCTGTGCACTGGTTGTGGTCTACTTGCTAGGCAAAGTGTATGTGGCCAATGCAGGTGACAGCAG AGCCATCATTGTCCGGAATGGTGAAATCATCCCAATGTCCCGGGAGTTCACCCCGGAGACTGAGCGCCAGCGTCTTCAGCTGCTT GGCTTCCTGAAACCAGAGCTGCTGGGTGGTGAATTCACCCACCTTGAGTTTCCCCGCAGAGTTCAGCCCAAGGAGCTGGGGCAGAGGATGCTGTACAGGGACCAGAACATGACCGGCTG GGCCTACAAAAAGATCGAGCTGGAGGATCTCAGGTTTCCTCTGGTCtgtggggagggcaaaaag GCTCGAGTGATGGCCACCATCGGGGTGACCCGGGGCTTGGGAGACCACAACCTCAAGGTCTGCAGTTCCACCCTGCCCATCAAgcccttcctctcctgcttccctgag GTGCGAGTGTATGACCTGACGCAGTATGAGCATTGCCCAGACGACGTGCTAGTCCTGGGAACAGATGGACTGTGGGATGTCACTAGTGACTGTGAGGTAGCCACCACGGTGGACAAGGTCCTGTCGGCCTATGAGCCCAATGACCCCAGCAG GTACACAGCTCTGGCCCAAGCTCTGGTCCTGGGGGCCCGGGGCACCCCCCGGGATCGTGGCTGGCGTCTCCCCAACAACAAGCTGGGTTCCGGGGATGACATCTCAGTCTTCGTCATCCCCCTGGGAGGGCCAGGCAGTTACTCCTGA
- the PPM1J gene encoding protein phosphatase 1J isoform X1 has protein sequence MLNRVRSAVAHLVSSGGAPPPRPKSPDLPNATSALPAAPPEKPRSPPARSRGGSAAPAKTVEARASFSRPTFLQLSPGGLRRADDHAGRAVQSPPDTGRRLPWSTGYAEVINAGKSRHNEDQACCEVVYVEGRRSVSGAPREPSRGQGLCFYYWGLFDGHAGGGAAEMASRLLHRHIREQLKDLVEILQDPSPPPLCLPSTPGAPISSDSSHLVGPQSCWSSQKEVTHESLVVGAIENAFQLMDEQMARERRGHQVEGGCCALVVVYLLGKVYVANAGDSRAIIVRNGEIIPMSREFTPETERQRLQLLGFLKPELLGGEFTHLEFPRRVQPKELGQRMLYRDQNMTGWAYKKIELEDLRFPLVCGEGKKARVMATIGVTRGLGDHNLKVCSSTLPIKPFLSCFPEVRVYDLTQYEHCPDDVLVLGTDGLWDVTSDCEVATTVDKVLSAYEPNDPSRYTALAQALVLGARGTPRDRGWRLPNNKLGSGDDISVFVIPLGGPGSYS, from the exons ATGCTAAACCGGGTGCGCTCGGCCGTGGCGCACCTGGTGAGCTCCGGGGGCGCCCCGCCTCCGCGCCCCAAGTCGCCGGACCTACCCAACGCGACCTCCGCGCTGCCCGCCGCCCCTCCAGAAAAGCCCAGGAGCCCTCCGGCAAGGAGTAGGGGCGGGAGCGCGGCGCCCGCGAAGACAGTAGAGGCTCGAGCGAGCTTCTCCAGACCGACCTTTCTGCAGCTGAGCCCAGGGGGGCTGCGACGCGCCGACGACCACGCTGGCCGGGCTGTGCAAAGCCCTCCGGACACTGGCCGTCGCCTGCCCTGGAGCACAGGCTACGCCGA GGTCATCAACGCTGGCAAGAGCCGGCACAATGAGGACCAGGCTTGCTGTGAAGTGGTGTATGTGGAAGGTCGGAGGAGTGTTTCCGGGGCACCGAGGGAGCCTAGCCGAGGCCAG GGACTCTGCTTCTACTACTGGGGCCTGTTTGATGGGCATGCAGGGGGCGGAGCTGCTGAAATGGCCTCCCGGCTTCTGCATCGCCACATTCGGGAGCAGCTAAAGGACCTGGTAGAAATACTCCAGGACCCCTCGCCACCTCCGCTCTGCCTCCCGTCCACCCCAGGGGCCCCCATTTCCTCTGATTCCTCTCACTTGGTTGGTCCTCAGTCCTGCTGGTCTTCGCAGAAGGAAGTGACCCATGAAAGCCTGGTAGTAGGAGCCATTGAGAATGCCTTCCAGCTCATG GATGAGCAGATGGCCCGGGAGCGGCGTGGCCACCAAGTGGAGGGGGGCTGCTGTGCACTGGTTGTGGTCTACTTGCTAGGCAAAGTGTATGTGGCCAATGCAGGTGACAGCAG AGCCATCATTGTCCGGAATGGTGAAATCATCCCAATGTCCCGGGAGTTCACCCCGGAGACTGAGCGCCAGCGTCTTCAGCTGCTT GGCTTCCTGAAACCAGAGCTGCTGGGTGGTGAATTCACCCACCTTGAGTTTCCCCGCAGAGTTCAGCCCAAGGAGCTGGGGCAGAGGATGCTGTACAGGGACCAGAACATGACCGGCTG GGCCTACAAAAAGATCGAGCTGGAGGATCTCAGGTTTCCTCTGGTCtgtggggagggcaaaaag GCTCGAGTGATGGCCACCATCGGGGTGACCCGGGGCTTGGGAGACCACAACCTCAAGGTCTGCAGTTCCACCCTGCCCATCAAgcccttcctctcctgcttccctgag GTGCGAGTGTATGACCTGACGCAGTATGAGCATTGCCCAGACGACGTGCTAGTCCTGGGAACAGATGGACTGTGGGATGTCACTAGTGACTGTGAGGTAGCCACCACGGTGGACAAGGTCCTGTCGGCCTATGAGCCCAATGACCCCAGCAG GTACACAGCTCTGGCCCAAGCTCTGGTCCTGGGGGCCCGGGGCACCCCCCGGGATCGTGGCTGGCGTCTCCCCAACAACAAGCTGGGTTCCGGGGATGACATCTCAGTCTTCGTCATCCCCCTGGGAGGGCCAGGCAGTTACTCCTGA